One Gloeothece verrucosa PCC 7822 DNA window includes the following coding sequences:
- a CDS encoding tetratricopeptide repeat protein — translation MKIVSKRSRWAYIGLILMLFALVCFSLAPLVGSVLQARNAKSGQSVLSVSNQLDSQVLGYQMVLEREPENQTALQGLLEARLKQGDIKAAIEPLERLALLNPQQSEYTFLLAQAKERVEDFEGASAAYRAILAAYPGQMMALKGLVDLLSAQNRFSDAVGEVQAALSKAISLQSDEAETPSNVDLTALQLLLGEIYVKQKKYPEALAVYQEASKFDPKDFRPVLAQAFVLKEQGKTTESQPLFEQAVTLAPVQYKDQVKEIAAQNSETIVSPPEDKTPTSTEQ, via the coding sequence ATGAAAATTGTTTCAAAGCGTAGTCGCTGGGCTTACATCGGTTTAATATTAATGCTGTTTGCCTTGGTGTGTTTTTCCTTGGCTCCTTTGGTCGGTAGTGTATTGCAAGCGAGAAACGCCAAATCAGGACAGTCGGTTCTTTCAGTCTCTAATCAGTTAGATTCTCAGGTTTTAGGCTATCAAATGGTGCTAGAACGAGAACCCGAAAATCAAACAGCCCTACAAGGACTTTTAGAAGCTCGATTAAAGCAAGGTGATATTAAAGCCGCCATCGAGCCTTTAGAAAGATTAGCGCTACTTAATCCCCAACAAAGCGAATATACGTTTTTACTGGCTCAGGCTAAAGAGCGAGTAGAAGATTTTGAAGGGGCCAGCGCCGCCTATCGAGCAATTTTAGCGGCTTATCCGGGGCAGATGATGGCGCTTAAAGGTTTAGTGGATTTACTATCGGCTCAAAATCGTTTTTCTGATGCGGTTGGGGAAGTGCAAGCGGCTCTTTCTAAGGCTATTTCTCTTCAGTCTGATGAGGCAGAAACTCCCTCTAATGTCGATCTTACTGCCTTACAGTTGTTATTAGGTGAAATCTATGTCAAGCAAAAGAAATATCCAGAAGCACTGGCCGTTTATCAAGAAGCCAGCAAGTTTGATCCTAAAGATTTTCGTCCGGTCTTGGCTCAGGCATTCGTGTTAAAAGAACAAGGAAAAACCACAGAATCTCAACCTTTGTTTGAGCAAGCGGTTACCCTTGCTCCTGTTCAGTATAAAGACCAAGTCAAAGAGATTGCGGCTCAAAATTCTGAAACTATTGTTTCTCCTCCAGAGGATAAAACTCCCACTTCTACAGAACAGTAA
- the sipA gene encoding regulatory protein SipA codes for MTNLKITVGSQVKLIALPAYFKTAEPMPMLRPADILSIGEAGIVIDRRPGGYWGVRFNRGAFLVESQYLEVIPPPDPAMTIESKTQEKDQ; via the coding sequence ATGACTAACTTAAAAATAACTGTTGGTAGCCAAGTCAAACTAATCGCTTTACCCGCTTATTTCAAGACGGCTGAACCTATGCCCATGCTTCGTCCTGCCGATATTCTAAGCATTGGTGAGGCAGGAATTGTCATTGATCGTCGTCCTGGCGGCTATTGGGGTGTTCGTTTTAATCGAGGAGCTTTCCTCGTAGAAAGTCAATATCTCGAAGTTATCCCACCCCCTGATCCGGCCATGACCATTGAGTCTAAAACTCAAGAAAAAGATCAATAG
- a CDS encoding sensor histidine kinase, giving the protein MSGFWKTLFGAGQFIPHGHCYLWKPSLVWLHLTSDSLIALAYYSIPLTLFYLVKKRQDLPFNWIFLLFCAFIVACGTTHLMAVWTLWHSTYWLSGMIKAATAGVSVLTAIELIPIVPKALALPSPAQLEQANQQLQIEITERLKIEEQLKQYQNQLEQRVAERTAQLEASNAHIQELLCSEQQAREQAEAAKAEIQRYTERLTLALEVAKMGSWDWNLENNEVYWSRYHELIFGYEPGTSQRNYTDWRQRVHPEDLAKVERIIAEAIRDHKDYDCEYRLLLPDGQVRWVNGVGRLSYSGEGYPNQMIGVVIDITDRRLAEETLRESEETARRQLIEIEAIYTSAPIGLCVLDLQYRYIRVNESLAQINGISVSEHLGRTVREILPELGEFQEPIFEQVIQSGQPVLNVEVHGVTPAQPEIERDWIVNYYPLKAPEGQVQAINITAQEITERKIAEKELKKRTQELTCLNATLAQTMTLLKQQNQELDQFAYVVSHDLKAPLRAIAHLSEWIEEDLEIELTPTTRNQFDLLRRRVYRLEALINGLLDYSRVGRSEVSVQTVVVEDLLKDIIDSLAPPDTFRIDIASGMPTLKTKRILLSQIFSNLISNAIKHHHRPDGRVKILVQERKDFYEFAVSDDGPGISSQYHQKIFQIFQTLKSRDEQENTGIGLSIVKKIVESEGGEIWLDSEAEQGATFRFTWPKKDLST; this is encoded by the coding sequence ATGTCAGGATTTTGGAAGACTCTTTTTGGTGCTGGACAATTTATTCCACATGGACACTGTTATCTGTGGAAACCTTCCCTAGTTTGGTTACACCTGACCTCAGACTCTCTGATTGCCTTAGCCTATTATTCTATCCCTTTGACATTGTTTTATTTAGTTAAAAAACGCCAAGATTTGCCGTTTAACTGGATTTTTTTACTATTTTGTGCCTTTATTGTCGCTTGTGGGACAACCCACCTCATGGCCGTTTGGACACTCTGGCATTCTACCTATTGGCTATCGGGAATGATTAAAGCCGCTACGGCGGGGGTTTCGGTGTTAACTGCCATAGAGTTAATTCCCATCGTTCCTAAAGCCTTAGCCCTTCCTTCTCCGGCTCAATTAGAACAGGCTAACCAACAACTTCAAATTGAGATCACAGAACGTCTAAAAATCGAGGAGCAATTAAAGCAATACCAGAATCAGCTTGAGCAACGAGTGGCAGAACGCACCGCTCAACTAGAAGCCTCTAACGCTCATATACAAGAACTGCTCTGCTCTGAGCAACAAGCCCGGGAACAAGCCGAAGCGGCTAAAGCCGAAATTCAACGCTATACAGAACGCCTCACCCTAGCCCTAGAAGTGGCTAAAATGGGGTCTTGGGATTGGAATTTAGAGAATAATGAAGTATATTGGAGCCGTTACCATGAACTAATATTTGGCTATGAACCGGGTACTTCCCAGCGAAACTATACAGACTGGCGACAGCGAGTACATCCAGAAGATTTAGCCAAGGTTGAAAGGATTATTGCAGAAGCGATCAGGGACCACAAAGACTATGACTGTGAATATCGTCTTCTCTTACCAGACGGACAAGTGCGTTGGGTTAATGGTGTAGGTCGTCTCAGTTATAGTGGGGAGGGTTATCCTAACCAAATGATCGGAGTGGTTATTGATATTACAGACCGTAGATTAGCCGAAGAAACACTCAGGGAAAGTGAAGAAACGGCGAGACGACAACTCATAGAAATTGAAGCAATTTATACCTCTGCTCCGATTGGTCTATGTGTTTTAGACCTTCAATATCGATATATTCGGGTCAATGAATCTTTAGCACAAATTAATGGTATTTCTGTGAGTGAGCATTTAGGGCGTACAGTACGAGAAATTTTACCCGAACTCGGAGAATTTCAAGAACCAATTTTTGAACAGGTGATACAGTCTGGTCAACCTGTGTTGAATGTTGAAGTACATGGTGTCACCCCTGCACAACCTGAAATAGAACGAGATTGGATTGTTAATTACTATCCTTTGAAAGCACCCGAGGGTCAAGTACAAGCGATTAACATTACAGCACAAGAAATTACTGAGCGAAAAATAGCCGAAAAAGAACTTAAAAAACGCACACAAGAGTTAACTTGCCTCAATGCCACTCTCGCTCAAACGATGACTTTGCTAAAACAACAAAATCAAGAATTAGATCAGTTCGCTTATGTGGTTTCTCATGATTTAAAAGCGCCCTTACGAGCGATCGCTCATCTTTCAGAATGGATAGAAGAAGATTTAGAAATAGAACTTACCCCAACTACTCGCAATCAATTTGATCTCCTTCGCCGACGAGTCTATCGCCTAGAAGCCCTGATTAATGGATTACTAGATTATTCCCGAGTTGGACGTAGTGAAGTGTCTGTGCAAACTGTTGTGGTGGAGGACCTCCTCAAAGATATTATTGATTCTTTGGCTCCTCCGGATACCTTTAGGATTGATATAGCGTCAGGAATGCCCACTCTTAAAACCAAACGAATACTTCTAAGTCAAATCTTCTCTAATTTGATTAGCAATGCCATCAAACATCATCATCGCCCAGATGGAAGAGTGAAAATTTTAGTTCAGGAAAGAAAAGATTTTTACGAGTTTGCTGTCAGTGATGATGGTCCAGGAATTAGCTCACAATATCATCAAAAAATCTTTCAAATTTTCCAAACTTTAAAATCTCGGGATGAGCAAGAAAATACCGGTATAGGCTTATCTATTGTTAAAAAAATTGTTGAAAGTGAGGGGGGAGAGATCTGGCTAGATTCTGAAGCAGAACAAGGGGCCACTTTCCGCTTTACTTGGCCGAAAAAAGACTTATCTACTTAA
- a CDS encoding sirohydrochlorin chelatase yields MQTLINYSTSLQLSPLPLKRPLLMIGHGTRDAEGRQTFLDFVQVYQDLDSSRPVIPCFLELTTPTIAEGVASCVSQGYTEISALPILLFAARHNKFDVTNELDRTKQLYPQINFHYGRHFGITPSILDLWQQRLDQLDQPEYNPHNIPRSETVLLLVGRGSSDPDANGDVYKLARVLWEGSGYLTVETCFIGITHPRLEEGFRRARLYAPKRIIVLPYFLFTGALVKKIFAISHQQQQQYPEVLINCLPEMGIQPQLLELVRQREIETQLGSVQMNCEMCKFRLAALDKNNAHSHHHHDHNHHHHHDQAVPDPYANLEQYHGRIWQTP; encoded by the coding sequence ATGCAAACCCTGATTAACTATTCCACTTCACTTCAATTATCACCCTTACCCCTTAAACGTCCCTTGTTAATGATCGGTCATGGTACAAGAGACGCAGAAGGCCGTCAGACTTTTTTAGATTTTGTCCAAGTTTACCAAGATTTAGATAGTTCTCGTCCTGTCATTCCCTGTTTTCTTGAACTGACTACCCCGACCATTGCTGAGGGAGTAGCGTCTTGTGTCTCCCAAGGTTACACAGAAATATCAGCTTTACCGATTCTTCTGTTTGCCGCACGTCATAATAAATTTGATGTCACCAACGAATTAGATCGCACTAAACAACTCTATCCTCAGATCAATTTTCACTATGGGCGGCATTTTGGCATTACCCCTAGTATTTTAGACTTGTGGCAACAACGATTAGACCAACTCGACCAACCGGAATATAATCCTCATAATATCCCCCGTTCGGAAACCGTTTTGTTATTAGTCGGAAGAGGTTCGAGCGATCCGGATGCCAATGGAGATGTCTATAAATTAGCGAGAGTGCTTTGGGAAGGAAGCGGCTATCTAACCGTAGAAACTTGTTTTATTGGCATTACCCACCCTCGACTAGAAGAAGGTTTCCGTCGCGCTCGTTTGTATGCACCCAAACGGATTATTGTCTTACCCTACTTTTTATTTACTGGCGCTCTAGTTAAGAAGATTTTTGCTATTTCTCATCAACAACAACAGCAGTATCCAGAAGTTTTAATTAATTGCTTACCGGAAATGGGCATTCAACCCCAACTGCTAGAATTAGTCCGCCAACGGGAAATAGAAACCCAACTCGGAAGCGTACAAATGAACTGTGAGATGTGTAAGTTCCGTCTAGCGGCTCTTGACAAAAACAACGCTCATAGTCACCATCATCACGATCATAATCATCACCATCATCACGATCAGGCGGTGCCCGATCCCTATGCTAATCTTGAGCAATATCACGGTAGAATCTGGCAAACGCCATAA